The following proteins are encoded in a genomic region of Chryseobacterium cucumeris:
- a CDS encoding peptidoglycan D,D-transpeptidase FtsI family protein codes for MNTRYLKIFSILVIIALIFVARLAYLQLFTDRYALNAANTSIKTEYVIPQRGVIFDRNGKIMVGNQPAYEISFTQALMKPDFDTLAFCSLMKITKQDFINKINVIKKEKYYSKLTPMTFIKDLSREDIARVQEIIFKYPAFNIVSRPQRQYEVSTSGNLLGYTSEVNERDIKKDSLYYLPGDFIGKTGVEKSYEKELRGVKGVKYIQKDIKLRNIGSYKNGSLDKDVITGKDITLTIDYDLQRTAEEMLVNKHGAIVALDPNNGEVLVAATGPDIDPNLFTGPNKSKNLYALSKDTLYENKPTFDRALQAGYPPGSTFKLLTALAAMQMGVMDEKTIFPCGGGFFYKGKRIKGHGGADPLIPSIQVSSNCFFTYAFIAIIKKYPGNPSKGVDEWKKIMSSFGVGEFLNNDFAVGAKGRIPSGDFYEKRFKAIMKASGSQRTDFKNWDEMSTGAIYNGMGQGDVLVTPIQLANYVAAIANRGWYYTPHIVKAIDGKPNPDPRFKVKHKTLVDPKHFEPVLKGMEAVVLRGTARGLKSNDFTQLAKTGTAQVPQGKDNSIFVLIAPADKPKIVVVAVMEHAGFGATWAGPACTVIAEKYITGDLKREHLYKKMITSSFMPEYKRQWIADLKRKGLYIDPKPDSIRQKRIKDSLEQVKQQKAKLQKKINEETKKNNTAKKTAKQ; via the coding sequence AACAGAATATGTTATTCCACAGCGTGGGGTAATTTTTGACAGAAATGGTAAAATCATGGTGGGAAACCAGCCTGCTTATGAAATTTCGTTTACCCAGGCTTTGATGAAGCCTGATTTTGATACGCTGGCTTTTTGTAGTTTAATGAAAATTACAAAACAGGATTTTATCAATAAAATCAATGTTATCAAAAAAGAAAAATATTACTCAAAGCTGACCCCTATGACTTTCATTAAGGACCTCAGCAGAGAAGATATTGCCAGAGTTCAGGAAATTATTTTTAAGTATCCTGCATTTAATATTGTATCAAGACCTCAGCGTCAGTACGAAGTTTCCACATCCGGAAATCTTCTTGGCTATACCAGTGAGGTAAATGAAAGAGATATTAAAAAAGATTCTCTCTACTATTTACCGGGAGATTTCATCGGGAAAACAGGGGTTGAAAAATCTTACGAAAAAGAACTTCGCGGGGTAAAAGGGGTGAAATATATCCAGAAAGATATCAAGCTTCGAAATATTGGTTCCTATAAGAACGGGTCTTTAGATAAAGATGTGATTACCGGTAAGGATATTACGTTAACCATTGATTATGATCTTCAGAGAACAGCTGAAGAAATGCTGGTCAACAAACATGGTGCAATTGTAGCGTTAGATCCTAATAATGGAGAAGTTTTAGTCGCTGCAACCGGACCGGACATTGACCCGAACCTTTTTACAGGCCCTAATAAATCAAAAAACCTATATGCCCTATCAAAAGATACGCTTTATGAAAATAAACCTACTTTTGACCGTGCGTTGCAGGCAGGATATCCTCCGGGATCCACTTTCAAACTGCTGACTGCTTTAGCAGCCATGCAGATGGGTGTGATGGATGAGAAAACGATCTTCCCTTGTGGCGGCGGATTTTTCTACAAAGGAAAAAGAATTAAAGGCCATGGTGGAGCAGATCCGCTTATCCCTTCCATTCAGGTTTCGAGTAACTGTTTTTTCACTTACGCATTTATTGCCATTATCAAGAAATATCCGGGAAACCCTTCAAAAGGTGTTGATGAGTGGAAAAAAATCATGAGCAGTTTCGGAGTTGGGGAGTTTTTAAATAATGACTTTGCTGTTGGAGCAAAGGGGAGAATACCTTCAGGAGATTTTTACGAGAAAAGATTTAAAGCGATCATGAAGGCAAGCGGTTCCCAGAGAACTGATTTTAAAAACTGGGATGAAATGTCTACGGGTGCCATTTATAACGGAATGGGACAGGGAGATGTTTTGGTAACTCCTATTCAGCTGGCCAATTATGTAGCGGCTATTGCTAACAGAGGATGGTATTATACTCCTCATATCGTAAAAGCAATTGACGGAAAGCCAAATCCAGACCCAAGATTTAAAGTGAAACACAAAACTCTGGTTGATCCAAAACATTTTGAACCTGTTTTAAAAGGAATGGAAGCTGTAGTTTTAAGAGGAACTGCAAGAGGGCTGAAATCCAATGATTTTACCCAACTGGCAAAAACAGGTACCGCACAGGTACCGCAAGGAAAGGATAATTCCATCTTTGTATTGATTGCTCCTGCTGATAAACCTAAAATTGTTGTAGTAGCGGTAATGGAACATGCAGGATTTGGAGCGACCTGGGCAGGACCAGCCTGTACCGTGATTGCTGAAAAATATATTACAGGTGATCTGAAAAGAGAGCATCTTTACAAAAAAATGATTACCTCGAGTTTCATGCCTGAATACAAAAGGCAGTGGATTGCTGATTTGAAACGTAAAGGTTTATATATTGATCCTAAACCTGACTCAATCAGACAGAAAAGAATAAAAGATAGTCTGGAGCAGGTAAAACAGCAAAAGGCTAAGCTGCAAAAGAAAATAAACGAAGAGACTAAAAAGAATAACACTGCTAAAAAAACTGCGAAGCAATGA